CAAATGATTTTTGGAACCTTGGATGAAACCGTAACAAACTGGGTAATGAAAGAGCAAAGATACAACTTAGCTGACCTTGCCCCAAAGGTGCATGAATTATTATTATTAGGATGTAAAGGAGAAAAGTAATGATACTTTTCTCCGTTTAATAATCATGTAGGAGGTACTAAATTTGAGTTTATTGAAATGGGACTTACAAGAAAAAGTAGCAATTGTGTCAATTGAACGTCCACCAGCTAATGCTCTTTCGTCTGACTTAATAAAGCAGATTGATAGCTTACTAGATGAGTTGGAACATAACGACGCAGTAAGAGTGATCATTCTTAAAGGGGATGGAAGATTCTTTTCAGCGGGAGCAGATATTAAGGAATTCACATCCATACCTTCGGGAGAAGAATTTAGCAAGCTAGCTAAAAACGGTCAACATGTATTTGATCGAATGGAATCTTTCTCGAAACCAATTGTTGCAGCTATCCATGGGGCAGCATTGGGTGGCGGTTTAGAATTAGCCATGGCCTGCCACGTGCGTTTAGTTGCCAAGAATGCAAAACTCGGACTACCAGAATTGCAACTAGGACTCATTCCAGGTTTCAGTGGTACCCAACGCTTACCAAGGTATGTTGGTCAACCTAAAGCGGTTGAAATGCTTTTAACGAGTGAGCCAATTACGGGTGAAGAAGCCGTTCAATGGGGATTAGCAAACCACGCTTATGAAGAAGAGGAATTGTTCACTCAAGCATTAACGTTGGCCAAAAAGATGGCTGAGAAGAGTCCAGTCTCTGTGAAAGCTGCACTGTCTTTAATGGCTTATAGTCGTCATAGTCAACAGGAAGCAGGATCGAATAAAGAGGCAGAGCTATTTGGTACTGTTTTTGAGTCTGAAGATGCGAAGGAAGGCATTCAAGCCTTTATTGAAAAAAGAAAGCCAGATTTTAAAGGAAAATAAGAAGAATTATCGAATAATAGTTTTGTAGGTATGAAATTTTGCCAATATTTATAAATGTTTGGATTAGGAGGCTTCAACTATGAACATCTACGTACTTTTAAAGCGAACGTTTGATACGGAAGAAAAAATCACCTTATCCAGCGGAAAGATTCAAGAGGATGGAGCAGAATTTATTATCAATCCTTATGATGAATACGCGGTAGAAGAAGCAATTCAAGTAAGAGATAATCACGGCGGCGGTGAAGT
This genomic stretch from Bacillus carboniphilus harbors:
- a CDS encoding enoyl-CoA hydratase; this encodes MSLLKWDLQEKVAIVSIERPPANALSSDLIKQIDSLLDELEHNDAVRVIILKGDGRFFSAGADIKEFTSIPSGEEFSKLAKNGQHVFDRMESFSKPIVAAIHGAALGGGLELAMACHVRLVAKNAKLGLPELQLGLIPGFSGTQRLPRYVGQPKAVEMLLTSEPITGEEAVQWGLANHAYEEEELFTQALTLAKKMAEKSPVSVKAALSLMAYSRHSQQEAGSNKEAELFGTVFESEDAKEGIQAFIEKRKPDFKGK